One stretch of Pradoshia sp. D12 DNA includes these proteins:
- the purN gene encoding phosphoribosylglycinamide formyltransferase, with protein MKKIAIFASGNGSNFQAIAEAVEKGKLYASIELLICDHPGAYCIDRAEKLNIPVLSFSPKDFPLKEDYEQQILQELQAKEVEMIILAGYMRLIGSVLLRAYPNHIINIHPSLLPAFPGKNAVLQAIEAGVEVTGVTVHYVDEGMDTGPIIAQRAVSIHKGESVEEIHRKIQQVEHNLYPRIIEQLSNEQEEKV; from the coding sequence ATGAAAAAAATTGCTATATTTGCATCAGGTAATGGCAGTAACTTTCAAGCGATAGCAGAAGCGGTGGAAAAAGGAAAATTGTATGCCTCGATAGAATTGCTGATTTGTGATCATCCAGGTGCTTACTGTATAGATAGGGCGGAAAAGTTAAATATTCCGGTATTATCCTTTTCTCCAAAGGATTTTCCTTTGAAAGAGGATTATGAACAGCAAATTTTACAGGAGTTGCAGGCGAAAGAAGTCGAGATGATTATTTTGGCAGGCTATATGCGATTAATTGGCTCAGTGCTGTTAAGGGCCTATCCTAATCACATTATTAATATTCATCCTTCTTTATTGCCAGCCTTTCCAGGAAAAAATGCCGTTTTGCAGGCGATAGAAGCAGGCGTCGAAGTGACGGGGGTTACGGTTCATTATGTAGATGAAGGCATGGATACGGGACCGATTATTGCACAGAGAGCCGTCTCGATACATAAAGGGGAGAGCGTGGAGGAGATCCACAGGAAAATTCAGCAGGTAGAGCATAACCTATATCCACGCATTATAGAGCAGTTAAGCAACGAACAGGAGGAGAAAGTATGA
- the purH gene encoding bifunctional phosphoribosylaminoimidazolecarboxamide formyltransferase/IMP cyclohydrolase: MKKRALISVSNKEGIVEFAKGVTELGFEIISTGGTKKTLSDHGIPVISVSDVTGFPEIMDGRVKTLHPYIHGGLLGKQNDESHMAQLEEQGIAPIQLVCVNLYPFQETIAKPGVTVEEAIENIDIGGPAMLRASAKNHESVAVVVDPADYGKVLNGFRNGELSLLDRRKLAAKVFRHTAAYDSLIAEYMTNLAEEDQPENYTVTYTLKQPLRYGENPHQKAAFYAKPLGSTFSIAAARQLHGKELSYNNINDADAALQIVKEFEQPAAVAVKHMNPCGAGTGDTIYEAFQKAYEADPTSIFGGIVALNREVDAETAKLLHEIFLEIVIAPSFTDEALEVLTSKKNIRLLTIQFEGREKREKKLSSITGGLLVQESDEATIQDAELQVVTKREPTEAEWKALQFGWKLVKHVKSNAIIVTDEQMTLGVGAGQMNRIGAAKIALEQAGEKARGAIIASDAFFPMDDTVEAAARAGITAIIQPGGSKRDEDSIKKADEYGIAMVTTGVRHFKH, translated from the coding sequence ATGAAAAAGCGGGCATTGATCAGTGTATCAAACAAAGAGGGGATTGTAGAATTCGCCAAAGGAGTTACGGAGCTGGGCTTTGAGATTATTTCCACAGGTGGAACCAAAAAAACATTGTCGGATCATGGTATTCCAGTTATCAGCGTCAGTGACGTGACAGGTTTTCCGGAAATAATGGATGGGCGCGTAAAAACTTTACATCCCTATATTCATGGGGGTCTCCTTGGAAAACAAAACGATGAATCCCATATGGCTCAGCTTGAAGAACAAGGGATTGCTCCTATTCAGCTAGTTTGTGTGAACCTTTATCCATTCCAAGAAACGATTGCTAAACCAGGCGTGACAGTTGAAGAGGCAATCGAGAATATTGATATTGGCGGTCCTGCAATGCTGAGGGCCTCTGCTAAAAACCATGAGTCTGTAGCAGTTGTGGTGGATCCTGCTGACTATGGAAAAGTACTTAATGGTTTCCGTAATGGAGAACTTTCCTTATTGGATAGAAGAAAGCTGGCGGCAAAGGTTTTTCGCCATACAGCGGCTTATGATTCCCTGATTGCTGAATACATGACAAATTTGGCAGAAGAGGATCAGCCTGAAAACTATACTGTTACATACACGTTAAAGCAACCACTTCGCTACGGTGAAAACCCTCATCAAAAAGCTGCGTTTTATGCAAAACCACTTGGCTCTACTTTTTCAATTGCAGCAGCCAGGCAGCTGCATGGTAAGGAATTATCCTATAACAATATCAATGATGCAGATGCTGCCCTGCAAATCGTGAAGGAATTTGAACAGCCGGCTGCTGTTGCTGTGAAGCATATGAATCCTTGCGGCGCAGGAACTGGAGACACTATTTATGAAGCATTCCAAAAGGCATATGAAGCGGATCCTACATCTATCTTTGGCGGTATTGTTGCGTTAAATCGGGAAGTAGATGCTGAAACGGCGAAACTGCTTCATGAAATTTTCTTGGAAATTGTGATTGCCCCATCATTTACTGACGAGGCATTAGAGGTCTTAACATCTAAGAAAAATATTCGCTTACTTACTATTCAATTTGAGGGAAGAGAGAAAAGGGAGAAAAAACTATCTTCCATTACAGGCGGTTTACTTGTCCAAGAGTCAGATGAGGCAACTATACAGGATGCAGAGCTTCAGGTTGTTACAAAAAGAGAACCTACTGAAGCTGAATGGAAAGCTCTTCAATTTGGATGGAAACTCGTAAAGCATGTTAAATCAAATGCAATCATCGTAACAGATGAGCAAATGACACTGGGAGTAGGTGCTGGTCAAATGAATCGTATCGGCGCTGCGAAGATTGCCTTAGAACAGGCTGGTGAAAAAGCGAGAGGCGCCATTATCGCATCAGATGCATTCTTTCCAATGGATGACACAGTGGAAGCCGCGGCCAGAGCCGGGATTACCGCTATCATTCAGCCAGGCGGATCAAAGCGAGATGAGGACTCTATAAAAAAAGCAGATGAGTATGGTATTGCGATGGTTACTACCGGAGTACGGCATTTCAAACATTAA
- the purD gene encoding phosphoribosylamine--glycine ligase, which yields MKVLVIGRGGREHALARKFAESKRVTKVFVAPGNPGMADVAEIVDIQEIDHTRLVDFAKENEIELTFIGPETPLVNGIVDEFLDHDLIVFGPTKAAAIIEGSKSFTKDLLKKYDIPTAEYETFTDYEKAVQYVKKKGAPIVIKADGLAAGKGVVVAMTEGDALSALKEMLLNQRFGESSKKVVIEEFLIGEEFSFMAFVNGEKVYPMEIAQDHKRAFDGDKGPNTGGMGAYSPVPHISQDMVSQALAKILIPTAKAMVKEGKSFTGVLYAGLIATAEGPKVIEFNARFGDPETQVILPRLKSDFMDVVENVLNSVDMDLEWSEESALGVVMAANGYPGEYENGSIIKGLKYVDIDTHIYHAGTNKNELGEFLTNGGRVLLLTALGKTLEIAQKKSYRELEGIQCNGLYYRHDIGERAIEKYNG from the coding sequence ATGAAAGTACTTGTTATAGGGCGTGGAGGTCGCGAACATGCATTGGCCAGAAAATTTGCTGAGAGCAAGCGCGTTACAAAAGTATTTGTAGCACCAGGCAATCCCGGAATGGCAGATGTTGCTGAGATTGTGGATATCCAGGAGATAGATCATACCAGATTAGTTGATTTTGCGAAAGAAAATGAAATAGAACTAACATTTATAGGTCCGGAAACTCCTTTAGTGAACGGAATTGTAGATGAATTTCTGGACCATGACCTAATCGTATTCGGACCCACCAAAGCTGCCGCCATAATAGAAGGAAGTAAGTCTTTTACGAAGGATTTGCTGAAAAAATATGATATTCCTACAGCAGAATATGAAACATTTACGGATTATGAAAAGGCAGTCCAATATGTAAAGAAAAAGGGTGCACCAATTGTTATTAAGGCGGATGGTCTTGCAGCAGGCAAGGGTGTAGTCGTCGCAATGACGGAAGGGGATGCGCTCAGTGCCTTGAAAGAAATGCTGCTCAATCAAAGGTTTGGAGAGTCTTCTAAAAAAGTTGTGATTGAGGAATTTTTGATTGGGGAGGAGTTCTCCTTTATGGCTTTTGTAAATGGAGAAAAGGTCTATCCGATGGAAATTGCTCAGGATCATAAACGTGCTTTTGATGGTGATAAAGGTCCGAACACAGGTGGAATGGGAGCTTACTCTCCTGTTCCGCACATCAGTCAAGACATGGTTAGCCAGGCGTTAGCGAAAATTCTGATACCGACAGCAAAGGCAATGGTGAAAGAGGGTAAATCATTCACCGGGGTCCTTTATGCCGGATTAATCGCTACTGCTGAGGGTCCAAAGGTGATTGAGTTTAATGCCCGATTTGGTGACCCGGAAACACAGGTCATCCTACCAAGGTTAAAGTCAGATTTTATGGATGTGGTTGAAAACGTTCTGAATTCTGTCGATATGGATTTGGAATGGTCTGAAGAAAGCGCCCTTGGAGTCGTCATGGCAGCTAATGGCTACCCAGGTGAGTATGAAAATGGCAGTATTATAAAAGGCTTAAAGTATGTTGATATCGATACACATATTTATCACGCAGGGACAAATAAAAATGAACTGGGTGAGTTTTTGACAAATGGAGGAAGAGTCCTCTTACTAACTGCACTCGGTAAAACACTGGAGATTGCCCAGAAAAAGTCTTATCGGGAGCTAGAGGGAATTCAATGTAATGGTCTCTATTATCGCCATGATATTGGAGAGCGTGCTATTGAAAAATATAACGGTTAG
- a CDS encoding adenine deaminase C-terminal domain-containing protein, giving the protein MLGQRYRWKNKQLREHVHVIDGKVAPTLVLTNAVYLNQVFKKWMKANIWIYEDRIVYVGDNMPVIQDGYEIVDCTDQYLVPGYIEPHAHPYQLYNPATLGMHAAQYGTTTLINDNMLLFTLLDNRQAFALLKELRHLPISMYWWARLDSQTELRNEEMVFSHSNVKSWLEHDGVLQAGELTGWPRLLDGDDMMLHWIQEAKRMRKKIEGHFPGASEKTLSKLMLLGADCDHEAMTGEEVIRRLMQGYDVSLRHSSIRPDLPRILDDLKEYELNSYDRLFFNTDGSTPGFYKDGFTDQLISIAIEKGVPIIDAYNMASLNIARYYNIDYLHGNIATGRVANINFLSAKDQPTPHSVLSKGQWVKRDGRQVETNRTSIAWKDFGLSPLELDWELTDYDFQYSMPFGINMENSVITKPYSIHIDISREVLDEDHDESFFTYLTRDGKFRINTILKGFANRLYGFASSFSNSGDILLIGKSKKDMRLAFNRMKEIGGGIVIAEKGEILFEMPLELQGMMSNQELPILIEEETRLREILTEKGYPFEDPIYSLLFFSSTHLPYIRVTQAGLYDVMNKSVLFPTIMR; this is encoded by the coding sequence ATGCTTGGACAACGATATAGATGGAAAAATAAACAACTGCGCGAGCATGTTCATGTGATAGATGGTAAAGTAGCGCCAACTCTTGTTTTAACGAATGCCGTGTATTTGAATCAGGTGTTTAAAAAGTGGATGAAGGCGAATATATGGATCTATGAAGATCGAATTGTATATGTCGGGGATAACATGCCTGTTATACAGGACGGGTATGAGATTGTAGACTGTACGGATCAATACCTGGTACCAGGTTATATTGAACCGCATGCCCATCCATATCAATTATATAATCCGGCTACTCTTGGCATGCATGCTGCTCAATATGGAACAACCACCTTAATCAATGATAACATGCTTTTGTTTACTCTTTTGGACAATAGACAAGCGTTTGCACTGCTGAAGGAATTACGTCATCTTCCAATCAGCATGTATTGGTGGGCCAGATTGGATTCTCAAACTGAGCTGAGAAATGAAGAGATGGTATTCTCGCATTCTAATGTAAAGAGCTGGCTTGAGCACGATGGAGTCCTGCAGGCTGGAGAGCTAACAGGATGGCCGCGTCTTCTTGATGGAGATGACATGATGCTTCACTGGATACAGGAAGCAAAAAGAATGAGAAAGAAAATTGAAGGACATTTCCCGGGCGCTTCTGAAAAAACATTATCTAAATTAATGCTGCTTGGTGCGGATTGTGATCATGAGGCTATGACAGGAGAAGAAGTCATTCGCAGACTGATGCAGGGATATGATGTGTCCTTGAGGCATTCATCCATTCGTCCGGATTTACCCCGTATTTTGGATGATTTAAAAGAATACGAATTGAACTCCTATGATCGATTATTTTTTAATACAGATGGTTCAACACCTGGATTTTATAAAGATGGATTTACGGATCAATTAATCTCGATAGCAATTGAAAAAGGTGTGCCTATTATTGATGCGTATAATATGGCTTCCTTAAATATAGCCCGCTATTATAATATCGATTATTTACACGGAAATATTGCGACAGGACGAGTAGCCAATATTAACTTCCTGTCTGCCAAGGATCAGCCTACTCCTCACTCTGTTTTATCAAAAGGGCAGTGGGTGAAAAGGGATGGAAGACAGGTTGAAACGAATCGAACATCGATCGCCTGGAAAGACTTTGGCCTTAGCCCTCTGGAGCTTGATTGGGAGCTTACAGATTACGACTTCCAATACTCAATGCCATTTGGCATCAATATGGAAAATAGCGTCATCACTAAGCCATATTCGATTCATATTGATATTTCAAGAGAAGTTTTGGATGAAGACCATGATGAGAGCTTTTTTACGTACCTAACAAGAGATGGTAAATTCAGAATCAATACGATATTAAAGGGGTTTGCCAACCGTTTGTATGGATTTGCTTCATCCTTTTCTAACTCTGGGGATATATTGTTGATTGGAAAAAGTAAGAAAGATATGAGACTGGCTTTTAACCGAATGAAAGAAATCGGTGGGGGAATTGTGATTGCAGAGAAAGGTGAAATATTGTTCGAAATGCCTCTGGAGCTGCAAGGAATGATGTCTAATCAAGAACTCCCGATTTTAATAGAAGAAGAAACTAGATTGCGAGAAATATTGACTGAAAAGGGATACCCATTCGAGGATCCGATTTATTCTTTACTGTTCTTTTCCTCTACTCATTTACCTTATATAAGGGTAACACAGGCAGGATTATATGACGTTATGAATAAATCTGTACTCTTTCCGACTATAATGCGTTAA
- a CDS encoding DUF3048 domain-containing protein → MLRKAGFMVALVFVLLAGCSGNKEETIIDKPQTDKEEVAAKPVNTYPLTGVGTDEEVNHRAVSVMVNNHPKARPQSGLSKADVVYEVLAESNITRFLAIYQSEFPENIGPIRSARDYYIEIAKGYESLYIFHGWSPDAKKLIQSDYIDHLNGLNHDGTLFKRSSDRKAPHNSYITYENILEGAQKEGYSMEENTPPYSFFSDDETGLISGEDYKVAALSYGSLDYDVTYKYDSASEKYTRHTAGVRTEDQDTKDPVLLDNILIVEAIHKVIDDKGRRSIDLTAGGDAYLLQKGKRLEIQWVSKDGRIVPVSGETEVKLVQGKTWINIIPDQPGLNNSVKLSND, encoded by the coding sequence ATGTTGAGGAAAGCTGGGTTCATGGTGGCTTTAGTTTTTGTCCTTCTGGCAGGGTGTTCAGGGAATAAGGAAGAAACCATTATTGATAAACCTCAAACTGATAAAGAAGAGGTAGCTGCTAAGCCGGTGAATACGTATCCGTTAACGGGTGTGGGAACGGACGAAGAGGTCAACCACAGGGCTGTATCGGTTATGGTCAATAATCATCCCAAAGCAAGACCACAGTCTGGCCTATCTAAAGCAGATGTCGTATATGAGGTTTTAGCTGAAAGTAATATAACTAGGTTTTTGGCTATCTACCAAAGCGAATTTCCCGAAAACATTGGGCCAATTAGAAGTGCGAGAGATTATTATATAGAGATTGCCAAAGGATATGAAAGCCTGTATATTTTTCATGGCTGGAGTCCTGATGCGAAAAAGCTGATTCAATCTGATTATATAGACCACTTGAACGGACTTAACCATGACGGGACACTCTTCAAACGATCTTCTGATCGAAAAGCGCCGCATAATTCCTATATCACCTATGAAAATATCTTAGAGGGTGCACAAAAAGAAGGTTATTCAATGGAAGAGAATACCCCGCCGTATAGCTTTTTTTCCGACGATGAAACAGGATTAATTTCCGGTGAGGACTATAAAGTTGCTGCTCTATCTTATGGATCTCTAGATTATGATGTGACCTATAAGTATGATTCGGCGAGTGAAAAGTATACACGCCATACAGCGGGAGTACGCACGGAAGATCAAGATACGAAAGATCCCGTTCTACTGGATAATATCCTTATTGTGGAAGCTATTCATAAGGTGATTGATGATAAAGGCCGCAGGAGTATTGATTTAACTGCGGGCGGAGATGCATACTTACTGCAAAAAGGTAAACGCCTGGAGATTCAATGGGTAAGTAAAGATGGTCGAATTGTACCTGTATCCGGTGAAACGGAAGTAAAATTGGTGCAGGGAAAAACATGGATTAATATTATTCCGGATCAACCGGGCTTAAATAATAGTGTCAAACTCTCAAATGATTAG
- a CDS encoding YerC/YecD family TrpR-related protein, producing the protein MQINKLKGKELDQLFNAILSLKDLDECYRFFDDLCTVNEIQSLAQRLEVARMLEEGKTYHMIETETGASTATISRVKRCLNYGNDAYSMALGRLKEDNA; encoded by the coding sequence ATGCAAATTAACAAACTAAAAGGGAAAGAGTTGGATCAATTATTCAACGCGATATTATCCTTGAAAGATCTCGATGAATGTTATCGTTTCTTTGATGATTTATGTACGGTGAATGAAATACAATCTCTTGCCCAACGCCTCGAGGTTGCCCGAATGCTTGAAGAAGGTAAAACGTATCATATGATTGAAACTGAAACCGGAGCAAGCACTGCAACTATTTCAAGGGTTAAACGTTGTTTGAATTATGGGAATGATGCGTACTCAATGGCACTGGGAAGATTAAAAGAAGATAATGCCTGA
- a CDS encoding heptaprenylglyceryl phosphate synthase — MYDFREWKHVFKLDPNKEISDEALEKVCESGTDAIIVGGTDGVTLENVLDLMARVRRYTLPCVLEVSNIESITPGFDLYFIPSVLNSRNPDWILGLHKEAIKEFGHMINWDEMHVEGYCIMNADCKAADLTDANTDLTEEDAAAYALVAEKVLNLPIFYLEYSGKYGDPALVKTVKNTLMNTTLFYGGGITSIEKAEEMSSLSDVIVVGNLVYEDLKTALLTVDSAKKNK, encoded by the coding sequence ATGTACGATTTTCGCGAGTGGAAACATGTGTTTAAACTCGATCCTAATAAGGAAATTTCAGATGAAGCACTCGAAAAGGTTTGTGAATCGGGTACGGATGCTATTATTGTCGGAGGAACAGATGGTGTTACACTAGAAAATGTTCTGGACTTAATGGCCCGCGTTAGGCGTTATACATTGCCTTGTGTGCTTGAAGTATCAAATATAGAATCCATAACCCCGGGATTTGATTTGTATTTTATACCATCTGTTTTAAATAGCAGGAATCCGGATTGGATTCTTGGTTTGCATAAAGAAGCAATTAAAGAATTTGGCCACATGATTAATTGGGACGAAATGCATGTGGAAGGATATTGCATCATGAATGCTGATTGTAAGGCAGCAGATTTAACGGATGCCAATACCGATTTGACGGAAGAAGATGCGGCAGCCTATGCTCTTGTGGCAGAAAAAGTATTAAATTTGCCTATTTTTTATTTGGAATACAGCGGAAAGTATGGGGATCCAGCACTTGTCAAGACCGTTAAAAATACATTGATGAATACAACGCTATTCTACGGCGGAGGGATTACAAGCATCGAAAAAGCTGAGGAAATGTCCAGCTTGTCAGATGTAATTGTAGTCGGAAACCTCGTCTATGAGGATTTAAAAACGGCTCTCTTGACAGTAGATTCTGCCAAAAAGAATAAATAA
- the pcrA gene encoding DNA helicase PcrA, producing the protein MQFLTDRLLTGLNNKQKEAVQATDGPLLIMAGAGSGKTKVLTHRIAFLIVEKEVAPWNILAITFTNKAAREMKERIQGILGGAAEDIWISTFHSMCVRILRRDIDRIGMNRNFSILDPGDQQTVIKQIMKEKNIDTKKFDPKTILGSISSAKNELINYEEFANSAGNYYEQTVADLYTEYQKRLRKNQALDFDDLIMKTFELFDKVPEVLEFYQRKFQYIHVDEYQDTNRAQYMLVKKLAQRFKNLCVVGDSDQSIYRWRGADIANILSFEKDYPDANVILLEQNYRSSKRILAAANGVINNNLNRKEKNLWTENLEGNKLAYYRADSEQGEAQFVAGKIKELTEQQGKKLSDIAILYRTNAQSRVMEEVLLKSNIPYTIVGGIKFYDRKEIKDILAYLRLIANPDDDISLRRVINVPKRGVGASSVDKIANYAADHDISMYQAMMELEFIGLSGKAYNGAAEFRDLIKNYTQMQEFLSVTELIEEVIEKSGYRKSLEIEKTIEAETRLENIDEFLSVTKNFEKGSDDKSLVAFLTDLALVADIDRMDEDEAVTDGVVLMTLHSAKGLEFPAVFLIGLEEGVFPHSRALMEEAEMEEERRLAYVGITRAERELFITNAQMRTLYGRTNLNPVSRFIKEIPQDLIELLNPPEEQRQSRPSFMHSGSGTRTRTGINGAGLNNSGINGAARPKTVGRSMMNESGGEKLDWQVGDKAAHGKWGVGTVVSVKGSGDGLELDIAFPSMGIKRLLAKFAPITKQ; encoded by the coding sequence ATGCAATTCTTAACAGATCGACTGTTAACGGGATTAAATAATAAACAAAAAGAGGCTGTACAAGCTACGGATGGACCTTTGCTAATTATGGCCGGAGCGGGCAGTGGGAAGACAAAGGTACTTACCCACCGCATTGCCTTTCTAATTGTAGAAAAAGAAGTAGCACCGTGGAATATTCTTGCCATTACGTTTACCAATAAGGCAGCAAGAGAAATGAAGGAAAGAATTCAGGGAATCCTAGGCGGCGCTGCAGAGGATATTTGGATTTCTACTTTCCACTCAATGTGCGTGCGAATCCTGCGCCGTGATATTGACCGAATTGGTATGAATCGCAATTTCTCAATTCTTGACCCAGGTGATCAGCAAACGGTTATTAAGCAAATAATGAAAGAGAAGAATATTGATACGAAGAAATTCGATCCTAAGACGATTCTTGGTTCCATTTCCTCTGCCAAAAATGAATTGATCAACTATGAGGAATTTGCGAACAGTGCAGGCAATTACTATGAGCAAACAGTAGCTGATCTTTATACAGAGTATCAGAAGCGACTCCGTAAAAATCAGGCATTGGACTTTGATGATTTGATTATGAAGACATTTGAACTTTTTGATAAGGTTCCGGAAGTACTGGAATTCTATCAAAGAAAGTTTCAATATATTCACGTGGATGAGTATCAGGATACGAACCGTGCACAATATATGCTTGTAAAGAAATTGGCACAGCGTTTTAAAAACCTATGTGTAGTTGGTGATTCCGATCAGTCCATCTATCGCTGGCGTGGTGCTGATATTGCCAACATTCTCTCCTTTGAAAAGGATTATCCTGATGCCAATGTTATTTTGCTTGAGCAGAATTATCGCTCCTCAAAACGGATTTTAGCGGCTGCCAATGGAGTAATTAACAACAACCTGAATCGTAAGGAAAAGAATTTGTGGACAGAAAACCTGGAAGGGAATAAGTTGGCATATTACCGTGCGGACAGTGAACAAGGTGAAGCACAGTTCGTTGCTGGAAAGATTAAAGAGCTGACAGAACAGCAAGGGAAGAAGCTATCTGATATTGCCATTTTGTACCGTACGAATGCTCAGTCAAGGGTAATGGAGGAAGTTCTGCTTAAATCCAATATTCCATATACGATTGTTGGCGGTATTAAGTTCTATGATCGTAAAGAGATTAAAGATATTCTTGCTTATCTGCGACTCATTGCCAATCCGGACGATGATATTAGCTTGCGCAGGGTCATCAATGTTCCAAAGCGTGGAGTTGGAGCAAGCTCAGTTGATAAAATTGCTAATTATGCTGCCGATCATGATATTTCTATGTATCAGGCTATGATGGAGCTTGAATTTATTGGACTTAGCGGTAAAGCTTATAATGGGGCTGCTGAATTCAGGGACCTAATTAAAAACTATACGCAAATGCAGGAATTCCTGTCTGTTACAGAATTAATAGAAGAAGTCATTGAAAAATCAGGGTATCGAAAGTCGTTGGAAATTGAGAAGACGATTGAAGCAGAAACACGCCTAGAGAATATTGATGAGTTCTTATCTGTTACGAAAAACTTTGAAAAGGGCAGTGATGATAAGAGCCTGGTTGCCTTCTTAACAGACCTTGCTCTTGTTGCGGACATTGACCGTATGGATGAGGATGAAGCCGTGACAGATGGCGTTGTATTAATGACACTTCACTCGGCAAAAGGGCTGGAATTCCCTGCTGTATTCCTGATTGGACTTGAAGAAGGTGTCTTCCCGCATAGCCGTGCCTTAATGGAAGAAGCGGAAATGGAAGAAGAACGACGGCTTGCTTATGTTGGGATCACACGGGCTGAACGTGAATTATTTATTACGAATGCACAGATGCGTACATTATATGGACGTACTAATCTGAACCCTGTATCTCGCTTTATTAAAGAAATTCCACAGGATTTAATTGAACTGTTAAATCCGCCTGAAGAGCAAAGGCAGTCAAGACCTTCCTTTATGCATTCAGGTTCAGGTACAAGAACTAGAACGGGTATAAATGGTGCCGGTCTTAACAATTCAGGAATCAATGGTGCAGCAAGACCTAAAACTGTCGGAAGATCGATGATGAATGAGTCCGGCGGAGAAAAACTCGACTGGCAGGTTGGCGATAAAGCGGCCCATGGTAAATGGGGCGTAGGTACAGTTGTCAGCGTAAAAGGAAGCGGAGACGGTCTGGAGCTGGATATTGCATTCCCATCTATGGGTATCAAACGACTCCTTGCCAAATTTGCACCAATCACAAAACAATAG